The following are encoded together in the Bactrocera neohumeralis isolate Rockhampton chromosome 6, APGP_CSIRO_Bneo_wtdbg2-racon-allhic-juicebox.fasta_v2, whole genome shotgun sequence genome:
- the LOC126762628 gene encoding uncharacterized protein LOC126762628 isoform X2, which translates to MYQISKLSVLRAFTQTIRHSASKGGSSKDGKGDSKCAPSSKGESSGPSKDGKGDSKSSPVIKGGSPAGKSGSKCAPPSKVAASASASAKDGKGEKGGKDAKASRCGGVPTTDKKPEILGGAVRESSCKPKKKPPTKGTSTAGTFRKICLFAVLPAVVLLNMLILTTRTHPERPEFKKWPHLYKRDKPFPWGDGIKSFFHNPHTNALPDSGYEDE; encoded by the exons atgtatcaaatatcaaaattatccGTTTTACGTGCTTTTACTCAAACAATACGTCATTCTGCCAGCAAAGGTGGATCCTCTAAAGATGGAAAAGGTGATTCAAAGTGTGCGCCGTCTAGTAAAGGTGAATCTTCCGGCCCCTCCAAAGATGGAAAAGGTGATTCAAAGAGTTCGCCCGTTATCAAAGGCGGATCCCCCGCTGGGAAGAGTGGGTCAAAGTGTGCGCCGCCTAGCAAAGTTGCGGCCTCAGCCTCCGCTTCCGCTAAAGATGGAAAAG gagaaaaaggaGGAAAAGATGCAAAAGCAAGTCGATGTGGCGGTGTACCAACAACTGACAAGAAACCCGAAATTTTGGGTGGCGCTGTAAGAGAATCCAGTTGCAAGCCAAAGAAAAAGCCGCCAACAAAAG GCACCAGCACGGCGGGAAcattccgaaaaatttgtttattcgcCGTTTTACCGGCTGTCGTATTGCTGAATATGTTGATACTCACAACGAGAACCCATCCGGAACGTCCAGAATTCAAAAAGTGGCCACATCTATATAAGCGTGACAAACCCTTCCCCTGGGGTGATGGAATCAAATCGTTCTTTCACAATCCACATACCAATGCGTTGCCTGATAGCGGCTATGAAGACGAGTAA
- the LOC126762628 gene encoding uncharacterized protein LOC126762628 isoform X3, which produces MYQISKLSVLRAFTQTIRHSASKGGSSKDGKGDSKCAPSSKGESSGPSKDGKGDSKSSPVIKGGSPAGKSGSKCAPPSKVAASASASAKDGKEKGGKDAKASRCGGVPTTDKKPEILGGAVRESSCKPKKKPPTKGTSTAGTFRKICLFAVLPAVVLLNMLILTTRTHPERPEFKKWPHLYKRDKPFPWGDGIKSFFHNPHTNALPDSGYEDE; this is translated from the exons atgtatcaaatatcaaaattatccGTTTTACGTGCTTTTACTCAAACAATACGTCATTCTGCCAGCAAAGGTGGATCCTCTAAAGATGGAAAAGGTGATTCAAAGTGTGCGCCGTCTAGTAAAGGTGAATCTTCCGGCCCCTCCAAAGATGGAAAAGGTGATTCAAAGAGTTCGCCCGTTATCAAAGGCGGATCCCCCGCTGGGAAGAGTGGGTCAAAGTGTGCGCCGCCTAGCAAAGTTGCGGCCTCAGCCTCCGCTTCCGCTAAAGATGGAAAAG aaaaaggaGGAAAAGATGCAAAAGCAAGTCGATGTGGCGGTGTACCAACAACTGACAAGAAACCCGAAATTTTGGGTGGCGCTGTAAGAGAATCCAGTTGCAAGCCAAAGAAAAAGCCGCCAACAAAAG GCACCAGCACGGCGGGAAcattccgaaaaatttgtttattcgcCGTTTTACCGGCTGTCGTATTGCTGAATATGTTGATACTCACAACGAGAACCCATCCGGAACGTCCAGAATTCAAAAAGTGGCCACATCTATATAAGCGTGACAAACCCTTCCCCTGGGGTGATGGAATCAAATCGTTCTTTCACAATCCACATACCAATGCGTTGCCTGATAGCGGCTATGAAGACGAGTAA
- the LOC126762628 gene encoding uncharacterized protein LOC126762628 isoform X1, with amino-acid sequence MYQISKLSVLRAFTQTIRHSASKGGSSKDGKGDSKCAPSSKGESSGPSKDGKGDSKSSPVIKGGSPAGKSGSKCAPPSKVAASASASAKDGKGESKCAPIEKLDLCESKKGEKGGKDAKASRCGGVPTTDKKPEILGGAVRESSCKPKKKPPTKGTSTAGTFRKICLFAVLPAVVLLNMLILTTRTHPERPEFKKWPHLYKRDKPFPWGDGIKSFFHNPHTNALPDSGYEDE; translated from the exons atgtatcaaatatcaaaattatccGTTTTACGTGCTTTTACTCAAACAATACGTCATTCTGCCAGCAAAGGTGGATCCTCTAAAGATGGAAAAGGTGATTCAAAGTGTGCGCCGTCTAGTAAAGGTGAATCTTCCGGCCCCTCCAAAGATGGAAAAGGTGATTCAAAGAGTTCGCCCGTTATCAAAGGCGGATCCCCCGCTGGGAAGAGTGGGTCAAAGTGTGCGCCGCCTAGCAAAGTTGCGGCCTCAGCCTCCGCTTCCGCTAAAGATGGAAAAGGTGAGTCAAAATGTGCACCTATAGAAAAATTAGATCTATGTGAAtctaaaaaaggagaaaaaggaGGAAAAGATGCAAAAGCAAGTCGATGTGGCGGTGTACCAACAACTGACAAGAAACCCGAAATTTTGGGTGGCGCTGTAAGAGAATCCAGTTGCAAGCCAAAGAAAAAGCCGCCAACAAAAG GCACCAGCACGGCGGGAAcattccgaaaaatttgtttattcgcCGTTTTACCGGCTGTCGTATTGCTGAATATGTTGATACTCACAACGAGAACCCATCCGGAACGTCCAGAATTCAAAAAGTGGCCACATCTATATAAGCGTGACAAACCCTTCCCCTGGGGTGATGGAATCAAATCGTTCTTTCACAATCCACATACCAATGCGTTGCCTGATAGCGGCTATGAAGACGAGTAA